In Citrus sinensis cultivar Valencia sweet orange chromosome 4, DVS_A1.0, whole genome shotgun sequence, one DNA window encodes the following:
- the LOC102616997 gene encoding uncharacterized protein LOC102616997: MQVSASSEENTEISVDFEKKLKLNVPDEEHAPKAEQEQGENAEEFSFACSNSVQSPVSADDAFVNGQIRPIFPVFDQTLLYRSGESEVKDDSKQKQSLRPPLRKLFVEERSELEEEEEEPVGPFCEWSSGNKTVKEATPEPCKKSNSTGFSKLWRFREFLRSSSDGRDAFVFLNNNNNNNNDNNTRESDTGKKSSKRPDKSSEKPTGTQTTPGQKTSKVEKVVKVSGNKRVKAETVTSVYEKYYVRNREGDKRRPYAPYRQDVVGFFTNVNGLSRNVHPY, from the coding sequence atgcaAGTATCGGCTTCTAGTGAAGAGAACACCGAAATCTCGGTAGATTTCgagaaaaagttaaaactgAACGTTCCCGACGAAGAACATGCGCCGAAAGCGGAACAAGAACAGGGTGAAAACGCAGAAGAATTCTCTTTCGCGTGCTCGAACTCGGTTCAGTCGCCGGTTTCGGCGGATGACGCATTTGTTAACGGCCAGATCCGGCCGATATTTCCGGTATTCGACCAAACCTTACTCTACCGCAGTGGTGAGAGTGAAGTGAAAGATGATTCGAAGCAGAAGCAGTCTCTGAGACCTCCGTTGAGGAAGTTGTTTGTTGAAGAACGGTCTGAgctggaagaagaagaagaagagccCGTCGGGCCGTTCTGCGAGTGGTCGTCTGGTAATAAGACGGTGAAGGAAGCTACGCCGGAGCCTTGTAAGAAGAGCAACTCAACTGGCTTCTCCAAGCTTTGGAGATTtcgggaatttcttcgaagCAGCAGCGACGGCAGAGACGCGTTTGTtttcttgaataataataacaacaataataatgataacaatACGCGTGAAAGTGACACGGGAAAGAAATCGAGTAAGAGGCCTGACAAGTCAAGCGAAAAGCCGACGGGGACCCAAACGACGCCGGGCCAGAAAACGAGTAAGGTTGAGAAAGTAGTGAAAGTGTCGGGGAATAAGCGGGTGAAGGCCGAAACGGTGACATCTGTGTACGAGAAGTATTATGTGAGGAATAGAGAAGGTGATAAACGGAGGCCGTATGCACCGTACAGGCAAGATGTGGTTGGGTTCTTCACTAACGTTAATGGTCTTAGCAGAAATGTTCATCCTTATTGA
- the LOC102615340 gene encoding AMSH-like ubiquitin thioesterase 2 isoform X6 translates to MEDFLELAKENTDKDLETCGVLGAFLVLYLVHLRGFVIHLMPFFPPLCNQENGTFYVTTLIIPKQDSTSSSCQALNEEDVFAIQNERSLFPMGWIHTHPSQSCFMSSVDLHTHYSYQMMVPEAFAIVLAPTDSSRCATLMQQFCSLSYGIFQLTEPSGMSVLKECQETGFHPHKEPADGSPIYEHCSHVYTNSNLRFEIFDLR, encoded by the exons ATGGAAGATTTTCTTGAACTTGCAAAAGAAAACACAGATAAGGATCTGGAAACCTGTGGTGTTCTCGGTGCTTTTCTA GTGTTATATTTGGTGCACTTGAGAGGATTTGTTATTCACTTGATGcccttttttccccctctaTGTAACCAGGAAAATGGGACTTTTTATGTGACCACTTTGATTATACCCAAACAGGATTCAACTTCCAGTTCT TGTCAGGCTCTAAATGAGGAGGATGTTTTTGCCATACAAAATGAACGATCTCTTTTTCCTATGGGATGGATTCAT ACACATCCATCTCAGAGTTGTTTCATGTCTTCAGTAGATCTGCACACCCACTACTCATATCAG ATGATGGTACCTGAGGCTTTTGCCATTGTCTTGGCTCCCACTGATTCCTCAAGGTGTGCAACTCTGATGCAGCAGTTCTGTAGCTT AAGCTATGGCATATTTCAGCTAACTGAACCCAGTGGAATGAGTGTACTGAAAGAGTGTCAAGAGACGGGATTTCATCCTCACAAAGAACCAGCTGATGGGAGCCCTATTTACGAGCACTGTTCTCATGTCTACACAAATTCAAATCTGAGGTTTGAAATCTTTGACTTGCGCTGA
- the LOC102615340 gene encoding AMSH-like ubiquitin thioesterase 2 isoform X1, whose protein sequence is MSLHTISEWPCAGRVTAHAVTLSSPSPVLFLTAKAPQGALVTHVSVADSDKQSNTEPSVSNVLQDVHISAQLMEDFLELAKENTDKDLETCGVLGAFLVLYLVHLRGFVIHLMPFFPPLCNQENGTFYVTTLIIPKQDSTSSSCQALNEEDVFAIQNERSLFPMGWIHTHPSQSCFMSSVDLHTHYSYQMMVPEAFAIVLAPTDSSRCATLMQQFCSLSYGIFQLTEPSGMSVLKECQETGFHPHKEPADGSPIYEHCSHVYTNSNLRFEIFDLR, encoded by the exons ATGTCCCTTCATACAATAAGTGAATGGCCATGTGCTGGCCGTGTCACTGCTCATGCTGTTACTCTGTCTTCTCCTTCTCCTGTACTCTTCTTGACAGCGAAAGCACCTCAAGGTGCACTTGTTACTCATGTTTCTGTTGCTGATTCTGATAAGCAATCGAACACTGAGCCATCAGTGTCTAATGTCCTGCAAGATGTACATATA tCAGCTCAGTTGATGGAAGATTTTCTTGAACTTGCAAAAGAAAACACAGATAAGGATCTGGAAACCTGTGGTGTTCTCGGTGCTTTTCTA GTGTTATATTTGGTGCACTTGAGAGGATTTGTTATTCACTTGATGcccttttttccccctctaTGTAACCAGGAAAATGGGACTTTTTATGTGACCACTTTGATTATACCCAAACAGGATTCAACTTCCAGTTCT TGTCAGGCTCTAAATGAGGAGGATGTTTTTGCCATACAAAATGAACGATCTCTTTTTCCTATGGGATGGATTCAT ACACATCCATCTCAGAGTTGTTTCATGTCTTCAGTAGATCTGCACACCCACTACTCATATCAG ATGATGGTACCTGAGGCTTTTGCCATTGTCTTGGCTCCCACTGATTCCTCAAGGTGTGCAACTCTGATGCAGCAGTTCTGTAGCTT AAGCTATGGCATATTTCAGCTAACTGAACCCAGTGGAATGAGTGTACTGAAAGAGTGTCAAGAGACGGGATTTCATCCTCACAAAGAACCAGCTGATGGGAGCCCTATTTACGAGCACTGTTCTCATGTCTACACAAATTCAAATCTGAGGTTTGAAATCTTTGACTTGCGCTGA
- the LOC102615340 gene encoding AMSH-like ubiquitin thioesterase 2 isoform X3 translates to MSLHTISEWPCAGRVTAHAVTLSSPSPVLFLTAKAPQGALVTHVSVADSDKQSNTEPSVSNVLQDVHISAQLMEDFLELAKENTDKDLETCGVLGAFLENGTFYVTTLIIPKQDSTSSSCQALNEEDVFAIQNERSLFPMGWIHTHPSQSCFMSSVDLHTHYSYQMMVPEAFAIVLAPTDSSRCATLMQQFCSLSYGIFQLTEPSGMSVLKECQETGFHPHKEPADGSPIYEHCSHVYTNSNLRFEIFDLR, encoded by the exons ATGTCCCTTCATACAATAAGTGAATGGCCATGTGCTGGCCGTGTCACTGCTCATGCTGTTACTCTGTCTTCTCCTTCTCCTGTACTCTTCTTGACAGCGAAAGCACCTCAAGGTGCACTTGTTACTCATGTTTCTGTTGCTGATTCTGATAAGCAATCGAACACTGAGCCATCAGTGTCTAATGTCCTGCAAGATGTACATATA tCAGCTCAGTTGATGGAAGATTTTCTTGAACTTGCAAAAGAAAACACAGATAAGGATCTGGAAACCTGTGGTGTTCTCGGTGCTTTTCTA GAAAATGGGACTTTTTATGTGACCACTTTGATTATACCCAAACAGGATTCAACTTCCAGTTCT TGTCAGGCTCTAAATGAGGAGGATGTTTTTGCCATACAAAATGAACGATCTCTTTTTCCTATGGGATGGATTCAT ACACATCCATCTCAGAGTTGTTTCATGTCTTCAGTAGATCTGCACACCCACTACTCATATCAG ATGATGGTACCTGAGGCTTTTGCCATTGTCTTGGCTCCCACTGATTCCTCAAGGTGTGCAACTCTGATGCAGCAGTTCTGTAGCTT AAGCTATGGCATATTTCAGCTAACTGAACCCAGTGGAATGAGTGTACTGAAAGAGTGTCAAGAGACGGGATTTCATCCTCACAAAGAACCAGCTGATGGGAGCCCTATTTACGAGCACTGTTCTCATGTCTACACAAATTCAAATCTGAGGTTTGAAATCTTTGACTTGCGCTGA
- the LOC102615340 gene encoding AMSH-like ubiquitin thioesterase 2 isoform X4, with amino-acid sequence MSLHTISEWPCAGRVTAHAVTLSSPSPVLFLTAKAPQGALVTHVSVADSDKQSNTEPSVSNVLQDVHISAQLMEDFLELAKENTDKDLETCGVLGAFLENGTFYVTTLIIPKQDSTSSSCQALNEEDVFAIQNERSLFPMGWIHTHPSQSCFMSSVDLHTHYSYQMMVPEAFAIVLAPTDSSRSYGIFQLTEPSGMSVLKECQETGFHPHKEPADGSPIYEHCSHVYTNSNLRFEIFDLR; translated from the exons ATGTCCCTTCATACAATAAGTGAATGGCCATGTGCTGGCCGTGTCACTGCTCATGCTGTTACTCTGTCTTCTCCTTCTCCTGTACTCTTCTTGACAGCGAAAGCACCTCAAGGTGCACTTGTTACTCATGTTTCTGTTGCTGATTCTGATAAGCAATCGAACACTGAGCCATCAGTGTCTAATGTCCTGCAAGATGTACATATA tCAGCTCAGTTGATGGAAGATTTTCTTGAACTTGCAAAAGAAAACACAGATAAGGATCTGGAAACCTGTGGTGTTCTCGGTGCTTTTCTA GAAAATGGGACTTTTTATGTGACCACTTTGATTATACCCAAACAGGATTCAACTTCCAGTTCT TGTCAGGCTCTAAATGAGGAGGATGTTTTTGCCATACAAAATGAACGATCTCTTTTTCCTATGGGATGGATTCAT ACACATCCATCTCAGAGTTGTTTCATGTCTTCAGTAGATCTGCACACCCACTACTCATATCAG ATGATGGTACCTGAGGCTTTTGCCATTGTCTTGGCTCCCACTGATTCCTCAAG AAGCTATGGCATATTTCAGCTAACTGAACCCAGTGGAATGAGTGTACTGAAAGAGTGTCAAGAGACGGGATTTCATCCTCACAAAGAACCAGCTGATGGGAGCCCTATTTACGAGCACTGTTCTCATGTCTACACAAATTCAAATCTGAGGTTTGAAATCTTTGACTTGCGCTGA
- the LOC102615340 gene encoding AMSH-like ubiquitin thioesterase 2 isoform X2 — translation MSLHTISEWPCAGRVTAHAVTLSSPSPVLFLTAKAPQGALVTHVSVADSDKQSNTEPSVSNVLQDVHISAQLMEDFLELAKENTDKDLETCGVLGAFLVLYLVHLRGFVIHLMPFFPPLCNQENGTFYVTTLIIPKQDSTSSSCQALNEEDVFAIQNERSLFPMGWIHTHPSQSCFMSSVDLHTHYSYQMMVPEAFAIVLAPTDSSRSYGIFQLTEPSGMSVLKECQETGFHPHKEPADGSPIYEHCSHVYTNSNLRFEIFDLR, via the exons ATGTCCCTTCATACAATAAGTGAATGGCCATGTGCTGGCCGTGTCACTGCTCATGCTGTTACTCTGTCTTCTCCTTCTCCTGTACTCTTCTTGACAGCGAAAGCACCTCAAGGTGCACTTGTTACTCATGTTTCTGTTGCTGATTCTGATAAGCAATCGAACACTGAGCCATCAGTGTCTAATGTCCTGCAAGATGTACATATA tCAGCTCAGTTGATGGAAGATTTTCTTGAACTTGCAAAAGAAAACACAGATAAGGATCTGGAAACCTGTGGTGTTCTCGGTGCTTTTCTA GTGTTATATTTGGTGCACTTGAGAGGATTTGTTATTCACTTGATGcccttttttccccctctaTGTAACCAGGAAAATGGGACTTTTTATGTGACCACTTTGATTATACCCAAACAGGATTCAACTTCCAGTTCT TGTCAGGCTCTAAATGAGGAGGATGTTTTTGCCATACAAAATGAACGATCTCTTTTTCCTATGGGATGGATTCAT ACACATCCATCTCAGAGTTGTTTCATGTCTTCAGTAGATCTGCACACCCACTACTCATATCAG ATGATGGTACCTGAGGCTTTTGCCATTGTCTTGGCTCCCACTGATTCCTCAAG AAGCTATGGCATATTTCAGCTAACTGAACCCAGTGGAATGAGTGTACTGAAAGAGTGTCAAGAGACGGGATTTCATCCTCACAAAGAACCAGCTGATGGGAGCCCTATTTACGAGCACTGTTCTCATGTCTACACAAATTCAAATCTGAGGTTTGAAATCTTTGACTTGCGCTGA
- the LOC102615340 gene encoding AMSH-like ubiquitin thioesterase 2 isoform X7, with the protein MSLHTISEWPCAGRVTAHAVTLSSPSPVLFLTAKAPQGALVTHVSVADSDKQSNTEPSVSNVLQDVHISAQLMEDFLELAKENTDKDLETCGVLGAFLVLYLVHLRGFVIHLMPFFPPLCNQENGTFYVTTLIIPKQDSTSSSCQALNEEDVFAIQNERSLFPMGWIHTHPSQSCFMSSVDLHTHYSYQKLWHISAN; encoded by the exons ATGTCCCTTCATACAATAAGTGAATGGCCATGTGCTGGCCGTGTCACTGCTCATGCTGTTACTCTGTCTTCTCCTTCTCCTGTACTCTTCTTGACAGCGAAAGCACCTCAAGGTGCACTTGTTACTCATGTTTCTGTTGCTGATTCTGATAAGCAATCGAACACTGAGCCATCAGTGTCTAATGTCCTGCAAGATGTACATATA tCAGCTCAGTTGATGGAAGATTTTCTTGAACTTGCAAAAGAAAACACAGATAAGGATCTGGAAACCTGTGGTGTTCTCGGTGCTTTTCTA GTGTTATATTTGGTGCACTTGAGAGGATTTGTTATTCACTTGATGcccttttttccccctctaTGTAACCAGGAAAATGGGACTTTTTATGTGACCACTTTGATTATACCCAAACAGGATTCAACTTCCAGTTCT TGTCAGGCTCTAAATGAGGAGGATGTTTTTGCCATACAAAATGAACGATCTCTTTTTCCTATGGGATGGATTCAT ACACATCCATCTCAGAGTTGTTTCATGTCTTCAGTAGATCTGCACACCCACTACTCATATCAG AAGCTATGGCATATTTCAGCTAACTGA
- the LOC102615340 gene encoding AMSH-like ubiquitin thioesterase 2 isoform X5: MSLHTISEWPCAGRVTAHAVTLSSPSPVLFLTAKAPQGALVTHVSVADSDKQSNTEPSVSNVLQDVHISAQLMEDFLELAKENTDKDLETCGVLGAFLVLYLVHLRGFVIHLMPFFPPLCNQENGTFYVTTLIIPKQDSTSSSCQALNEEDVFAIQNERSLFPMGWIHTHPSQSCFMSSVDLHTHYSYQMMVPEAFAIVLAPTDSSRCATLMQQFCSLLKAMAYFS; this comes from the exons ATGTCCCTTCATACAATAAGTGAATGGCCATGTGCTGGCCGTGTCACTGCTCATGCTGTTACTCTGTCTTCTCCTTCTCCTGTACTCTTCTTGACAGCGAAAGCACCTCAAGGTGCACTTGTTACTCATGTTTCTGTTGCTGATTCTGATAAGCAATCGAACACTGAGCCATCAGTGTCTAATGTCCTGCAAGATGTACATATA tCAGCTCAGTTGATGGAAGATTTTCTTGAACTTGCAAAAGAAAACACAGATAAGGATCTGGAAACCTGTGGTGTTCTCGGTGCTTTTCTA GTGTTATATTTGGTGCACTTGAGAGGATTTGTTATTCACTTGATGcccttttttccccctctaTGTAACCAGGAAAATGGGACTTTTTATGTGACCACTTTGATTATACCCAAACAGGATTCAACTTCCAGTTCT TGTCAGGCTCTAAATGAGGAGGATGTTTTTGCCATACAAAATGAACGATCTCTTTTTCCTATGGGATGGATTCAT ACACATCCATCTCAGAGTTGTTTCATGTCTTCAGTAGATCTGCACACCCACTACTCATATCAG ATGATGGTACCTGAGGCTTTTGCCATTGTCTTGGCTCCCACTGATTCCTCAAGGTGTGCAACTCTGATGCAGCAGTTCTGTAGCTTGTTAA AAGCTATGGCATATTTCAGCTAA
- the LOC102614650 gene encoding carbonic anhydrase 2 isoform X1, which produces MATKFSKCMMLCCVRKSPVAREDMANDAYEDAIAGLTKLLSEKSDLEGVAAAKIKQITADLEAAGSRDIDPVERMKTGFIQFKTEKYEKNPDLYGALAKGQSPKFLVFACSDSRVCPSHILNFQPGEAFMVRNIANMVPPYDQKKYSGAGAAIEYAVLHLKVENIVVIGHSCCGGIKGLMSIPDNGTTASDFIEEWVKICSSAKSKVKKECNDLSFEEQCKNCEKEAVNVSLGNLLTYPFVRESVVKNTLALKGAHYDFVNGKFELWDLDFNILPSVSV; this is translated from the exons ATGGCTACAAAGTTTAGCAAGTGTATGATGCTGTGTTGTGTAAGAAAGAGCCCGGTAGCG AGAGAAGACATGGCAAACGACGCGTACGAGGACGCCATTGCAGGACTGACCAAGCTCCTCAG CGAGAAAAGCGACCTCGAAGGAGTCGCCGCTGCGAAAATCAAGCAGATAACGGCCGATTTAGAAGCGGCCGGTTCGAGGGACATTGACCCGGTGGAGAGGATGAAAACCGGGTTCATTCAATTTAAGACAGAGAAATACGA GAAGAATCCTGATTTGTACGGTGCACTGGCCAAAGGCCAAAGCCCCAAG TTTCTGGTATTTGCATGCTCAGACTCTCGAGTATGTCCATCCCATATCCTCAATTTTCAACCAGGAGAGGCGTTTATGGTTCGAAACATTGCCAATATGGTCCCTCCATATGACCAG AAAAAATACTCTGGAGCAGGTGCAGCCATTGAATATGCGGTGCTACATCTGAAg GTGGAGAATATTGTAGTCATTGGACACAGTTGCTGTGGTGGTATAAAGGGGCTCATGTCTATCCCTGATAATGGGACCACTGCGAG TGATTTCATAGAAGAGTGGGTCAAAATCTGTTCATCTGCCAAGTCCAAGGTGAAAAAAGAATGCAATGATTTGAGTTTTGAGGAGCAATGCAAGAACTGTGAAAAG GAGGCTGTGAATGTGTCCCTTGGAAACCTATTGACATACCCATTTGTGAGAGAGAGCGTGGTGAAGAACACCCTGGCGCTGAAGGGAGCACATTATGATTTCGTCAATGGAAAATTTGAGCTTTGGGATCTTGACTTCAACATTTTACCTTCTGTATCTGTCTGA
- the LOC102614650 gene encoding carbonic anhydrase 2 isoform X2 encodes MANDAYEDAIAGLTKLLSEKSDLEGVAAAKIKQITADLEAAGSRDIDPVERMKTGFIQFKTEKYEKNPDLYGALAKGQSPKFLVFACSDSRVCPSHILNFQPGEAFMVRNIANMVPPYDQKKYSGAGAAIEYAVLHLKVENIVVIGHSCCGGIKGLMSIPDNGTTASDFIEEWVKICSSAKSKVKKECNDLSFEEQCKNCEKEAVNVSLGNLLTYPFVRESVVKNTLALKGAHYDFVNGKFELWDLDFNILPSVSV; translated from the exons ATGGCAAACGACGCGTACGAGGACGCCATTGCAGGACTGACCAAGCTCCTCAG CGAGAAAAGCGACCTCGAAGGAGTCGCCGCTGCGAAAATCAAGCAGATAACGGCCGATTTAGAAGCGGCCGGTTCGAGGGACATTGACCCGGTGGAGAGGATGAAAACCGGGTTCATTCAATTTAAGACAGAGAAATACGA GAAGAATCCTGATTTGTACGGTGCACTGGCCAAAGGCCAAAGCCCCAAG TTTCTGGTATTTGCATGCTCAGACTCTCGAGTATGTCCATCCCATATCCTCAATTTTCAACCAGGAGAGGCGTTTATGGTTCGAAACATTGCCAATATGGTCCCTCCATATGACCAG AAAAAATACTCTGGAGCAGGTGCAGCCATTGAATATGCGGTGCTACATCTGAAg GTGGAGAATATTGTAGTCATTGGACACAGTTGCTGTGGTGGTATAAAGGGGCTCATGTCTATCCCTGATAATGGGACCACTGCGAG TGATTTCATAGAAGAGTGGGTCAAAATCTGTTCATCTGCCAAGTCCAAGGTGAAAAAAGAATGCAATGATTTGAGTTTTGAGGAGCAATGCAAGAACTGTGAAAAG GAGGCTGTGAATGTGTCCCTTGGAAACCTATTGACATACCCATTTGTGAGAGAGAGCGTGGTGAAGAACACCCTGGCGCTGAAGGGAGCACATTATGATTTCGTCAATGGAAAATTTGAGCTTTGGGATCTTGACTTCAACATTTTACCTTCTGTATCTGTCTGA
- the LOC102614177 gene encoding transcription factor WER-like — protein sequence MKAENEYKKGLWTQEEDRILLEYIRVHGRGRWNRIHKVTGLKRCGKSCRLRWLNYLSPNVKHGEFTEEEENLIIRLHNLLGNRWSLIAGRVPGRTDNQVKNHWNTHLCKKLGINKKQKKKFVSSSKTQAQTQSSRIIKDDNGLTHDNLNFEHLQDSEMALDQEPGDRKKSNEEAESINHHCNESLLLPTEDDFLNLCSPILLEFLEGQPLDLIWHNN from the exons ATGAAAGCAGAGAACGAATACAAGAAAGGGCTGTGGACACAGGAAGAGGACAGGATCTTGCTTGAGTACATAAGGGTCCATGGAAGAGGGCGGTGGAATCGCATCCATAAGGTGACAG GCTTGAAGAGGTGTGGTAAGAGCTGCAGGTTAAGGTGGTTGAACTATCTGAGTCCCAATGTGAAACATGGAGAATTtactgaagaagaagaaaacctTATTATAAGACTTCATAATCTCCTTGGAAACAG GTGGTCTCTGATTGCTGGCCGAGTACCAGGACGTACAGATAACCAAGTGAAGAACCACTGGAACACTCATCTCTGCAAGAAACTCGGCATCAATAAGAAgcagaaaaaaaagtttgtgagCTCCTCAAAAACACAAGCACAAACACAATCATCTCGGATAATAAAAGATGACAATGGACTAACTCATGataacttgaattttgaacatcttcaaGATAGCGAAATGGCCTTGGATCAAGAACCTGGTGACCGTAAGAAGTCTAATGAGGAAGCAGAATCGATAAACCATCACTGCAATGAATCGCTTCTGTTACCAACTgaagatgattttttaaatttgtgcaGCCCAATATTACTGGAATTTCTGGAGGGGCAGCCACTCGATCTAATTTGGCATAATAACTAG
- the LOC102613872 gene encoding 2-methylene-furan-3-one reductase-like, whose product METILTTTASKLTIFHSISSTKLNSFSRKFSVGFSGNKNRKKVTTLKQGSFSYLPLGVQASASQAAASSTEAEPTKVGTVPSEMKAWLYGEYGGVDVLKFDEKVTVPQVKEDQVLIKVVAAALNPVDGKRRQGKFKATDSPLPTVPGYDVAGVVVKVGTQVKEFKEGDEVYGDINEKALEGPKQFGSLAEYTAVEERLLAPKPKNLDFVQAAGLPLAIETAYEGLERTGFSAGKSILVLNGSGGVGSLVIQLAKQVFGASRVAATSSTRNLEFLKSLGADLAIDYTKDNFEDLPEKFDLVYDAIGQCDRAVKAIKEGGTVVALTGAVTPPGFRFVVTSNGEVLKKLNPYLESGKVKPIIDPKGPFPFSQVVEAFSYIETNKATGKVVIHPIP is encoded by the exons CATACTTACTACTACTGCTTCTAAACTCACAATCTTTCATTCTATCTCCTCCaccaaattaaattcattttctcgAAAATTTTCCGTCGGTTTCTCGGGAAACAAAAACAGGAAAAAAGTAACCACCCTTAAGCAAGGCTCATTTTCTTACCTTCCTCTTGGAGTTCAAGCAAGTGCATCACAAGCTGCAGCATCGTCCACTGAGGCTGAGCCCACTAAAGTGGGAACTGTTCCAAGCGAGATGAAGGCTTGGCTGTATGGGGAATATGGGGGCGTTGATGTTTTGAAGTTCGACGAGAAAGTGACAGTGCCTCAAGTGAAGGAGGATCAAGTGTTGATCAAAGTTGTCGCTGCTGCCCTTAATCCTGTTGATGGGAAGAGAAGGCAGGGCAAGTTCAAGGCCACTGATTCTCCTCTCCCg ACTGTTCCAGGCTATGATGTTGCTGGTGTAGTGGTAAAGGTTGGCACTCAAGTGAAGGAATTTAAGGAGGGGGATGAAGTATACGGGGACATAAATGAGAAAGCTTTGGAAGGGCCCAAACAGTTTGGCTCTTTGGCGGAGTACACTGCGGTTGAAGAGAGGTTACTGGCCCCAAAACCTAAGAATTTGGACTTTGTTCAGGCTGCTGGCCTTCCGCTCGCTATCGAGACAGCCTATGAGGGTCTAGAAAGGACTGGTTTCTCTGCTGGTAAATCTATTCTTGTTTTGAATGGTTCTGGTGGTGTTGGAAGCTTGGTTATTCAG CTGGCGAAACAAGTATTTGGTGCTTCAAGAGTTGCAGCAACTTCGAGTACCAGGAACTTGGAGTTCTTGAAGAGTTTGGGTGCTGATTTGGCTATTGATTACACCAAAGACAACTTTGAAGATTTGCCAGAAAAATTTGACTTAGTCTATGATGCTATTG GGCAGTGTGATAGAGCAGTAAAGGCCATCAAAGAAGGGGGCACCGTGGTAGCTCTAACTGGCGCTGTTACACCTCCTGGCTTCAGATTTGTTGTCACTTCAAACGGAGAAGTTTTGAAGAAACTAAATCCATATCTAGAGAGCGGAAAGGTGAAGCCCATCATAGACCCCAAGGGACCATTCCCCTTCAGCCAGGTTGTTGAGGCTTTCTCATACATTGAAACCAACAAAGCTACTGGAAAAGTTGTTATACACCCAATTCcatga